DNA from Malus sylvestris chromosome 11, drMalSylv7.2, whole genome shotgun sequence:
TATTTAGCCCATGCTTAATATGAAGGACTAGACTACACTTGAAGGATTAAGAAGGGCTATCCATAAGGGGTTGATGTCTAAAGCGTATCCCTAATCTTATCCCCACTAATACGTTTAAAAATTGTAAGCAAACATATTGAAATTTATGtatataaactttttttttatataagaaCAGATGTAATTTAGAATCATACATGTGTCAACATCGTGGTAGTATATTATTGAATGACACTAAAGATTAATTATGAACTTAGACTATATGCCGGAAAAAAGTTGCTCATTACATgcatataatttattttgtttgttcaGGGAAGAGCATGGTGGCATGTGCTTTGGGTGGGAGTTTGTACTGTAGGAGAAGCTGTCGTACATTCTTAAAGCAGAACATCGTGCGGAGAACATTCAGATGATTGGTATGTATGTCTTTACCTCTTTTTAGATTAAATAAACCCTTTGTTTAGATTAACTATAGCTTTTGGCTCCATTatatatttatgaaactaatctctgcaatttttcaattcatctaGCGTATTTGTTATTTTGAATGACACTAAAATTATTTATGGGTTATAGGAACCATGGGTTAAGAAAATGGGTCCAAATTCAGAGCTGCGTTCTTCTTCCctcaaaataagaagaaaacacTTCCTCAACATCATATTTTGGCACCTCAGGTATATTTGTCTTCTAAAGCCTTCATGTCTTGAGTACTTATGGCTTTGTACAGTGCAAACTTTAGCTTATTGATCCAATTGGCTAGAATAGTATACTCAACCAATTTCATATCCTCTTGGCCAAAGGAGAGTATAATACTTGCCATTGAGAAAAATACTTAATATAATAGCAATGTGTTGGTGTGTGGCATGCTCAAATTAGGGATATTTTTCTGTTATAAGAAAGCCATAGAGAgtcacattttttgtttttttgcattTGGTTAATGTTTCAATCGTAAACGTGATTACGCAATGAAAGTTGAGGACACACAAATGATACATTAAGTTTGGAATTTGTAAGTTACAAGCTCATGGAAAGTAAGGTTTTGTAATTGTCTAATGACAAGTAAGATGTTAAATGTCTGAAATAAGCCTAATGTTGAAATTTATTTCATTGTTTCGTGTTtttgtatgaaaaaaatatttattgttGAAATTTTCTTGGTGCTTTGTTTTATAAAAGATTTAGCATGGGGATTATTTAGCTTTCATTGATTGGCATCGGTTTTTAAGTTTGGTCTCTACCTTTGTTTGTATGATCAACCTGGGGAAGAACAGAACAAAGCAGAGCACAAGCATTATCAATTTATTTGCTGAAGTATTGCATGCTTGCAGCTATCTACACGACTTCAACGAGCCACACCAAGCTTACAACAGGTTTGCACACCTGTAAAGCTCCCTCTTCCTCTTTCCCtccctccattttttttttcttacaagtTTCGTGTTAACATCAATTTGTACATCGATGAAATAGGAACAGCTAGATTTTGAAcaactatttatatatatgtagagTTGTCAATAACTATTATATACATTTTATAAATACTTTGTACATATTTTGTATAAATACTTTTTACATATTTACACAATGGTTATAACACATTTAGTTCCTCATTGTAACACATACGCTTATCATCAAGTTGACATTCCCGCGGCATCGCGCGGGCTAAATTTCTAGTATCAACTATGTTGGAGACTTTTTATGCTtgcaaaaatatttatatttttgataaaaaaaaaatttaatgagaaaatagtccaaaattaatattaaatacTCCGAAGCATCATAGAAAATCTTCCATActtttttcatgtgtttgttaATGGATATCACCTGTCAATATTTATGAGTGAAAATCGTATATTTTAATTTCCATGGATGGCATCACTGgtgatttgaaatttgattctttGATACTCGAGGATTCCGAAATAGGATATAGTTCCTCAGTTAGTTTTGGAATTACTTCCCCTTTTATTCCTTTTAGACGCTACTGAAATCTATATTAACTAGAGTTGCATGCATGGAGATTGGGTATTACTGATCTGGCCAAAACTATCCTGATCTAATGGTAAAAACTCCGAACGAAGTTAAAAGAGTCTCGTTTGATGTCTAGGATTGGGTTGGCTTGATAATCCATTAGATTTAATAAATGTTAAATAGAAATATGAATGTCAAATTGtgcataaaattaaaatatacgattttttatttgcagacGAAGTGGAAGAATTCAGAGATAAGCTTAGTACGTCGGCGGTTAAAATGAGGTTCACATTTGTATATGTGAAGAATGATAGCATTGATTGGAAAAGAGTTACAACTGTATGTAATAAGAAATATTCTCAAGGTTGTTAGTGGCGTGTCGTGttaacaaattttttatattgaaaGGTTGATTAACGTACACACTTGCACGGGCCGTAttcttgagaaaaaaaaaatcctgaaTCTCATTGCAAATTAGAGTTTGACCAAAACCTTTCATTTCCTGCGGATATTTATTACATTTGGTGGGGTTTTTCTCATCTCTGTCATGCTCGTCTGAAATAAATCCTTCCATTTTCGGGTTACACCTTAGCAAAATGAAGATGGCTCGAATGATACCTCATATTTTTCTGTCCCTATCCACTATACACACATTTAAATTCATGCAAAAATCTTCGTCACAATCTTGTGTCTAACTTTCACATGTGTCCATGTGACAAATTAGCAAGGGAACAAACTGGTAACAAAGTAACAAATTAGGCCCACAGCAGCACAAATGACCCAAAACATGTGCCAATTAGACTTTCAGTCTGTATGAGTGCAAACTACATCATTCATAGGCCACACACTTAACACCGATGACTACCGTTAACAAATTTTAGAAAACTAACAAGATACATGCTGAAATCATTTATGCTCCCCAATGCATGCCAAAAATCTCCAAAAAGGATTCATTTAGCACATGTAAAACCAAATGTGGAAACGAAACACCATACGACACTTCCCATCAATATGAATACAAAGATTATAACATCAAGAATAGAACTATAGGGACATATCAATGTAATCAAACTATGGGTACAAATTCAAGAATCGAAAAAAAGACATCGAAGTTTAGCTTGGAATGGTCGTTGATTCTTCAAATTTCTCTGTAAAAAACTGCACTCATTTGAATGCTCGTAGATAAAATATAGTTTCGCATCAAATCTTGGCAAAATTTGAATCGAAGATTCATCTAAGATAATAATGATGAATTTGAAtacaaaaatcaaaatccaaaaactAAAGAATACCAATTGAATGAGATTATTTTGAATCTTCAGTTACGAATACTCTTCAAAGTTTCTAACTGATGGATAAAATACAAGAATTAAATATTttagtaaaattaaaaaaaaataataaagctGACGTGGAAATATGATAGTAGTAAAATGCTAACGTGTACAAAGTACAAACTAGAgattatgattaaaaaaaaccaaaaaccaacaaGATTTTAGTTAAACAATACTAGTAACTAGAGACCGAATACAAAGTATTGCTCTAACGAACTTGGATGAGCCCAAATCAGCAACTCGTACATATATTTGTTTGGTCAcacatggaaaaaaaaattataattgtaaACGAAGATCCATACATACAATTGATTTGAGATTGTGACTACGGATTAAGCTCGAAAAGAGTATAAGTTCAAAATTGATATCATATTTAATCATGAGCAAAGTTATATTGTAGGCCTTTTATCTCACATCCTACAAATCACGAAACAAAATCATAGCCATTCTTGTAGGCCTTTTTTCTCGTTACCATTATCTAAAAGCCAACCGTTATGCTCATCTGACGTCTTTCCATGCACGAACGGTTCCTCTTGAGCTCGGAGAACACTTCTTCAGCAGTGAGTCGGTCTCCCGACGTCCACCCTACCTGCAAATAACCTGTTACCTACTATGATAACCTTGTACTTTTGcaaatgtttttaaatgtttttatccctacttttgcaggtggtaaaaatcatATCAAGTTAACATCTGGTGCGAGAATAAACGCTTTTGATTACTTGAGCTACAAGTCTGTTGCAAATATAAACTACATTTCAGCCACCCAAAATTGACTACAAATGAGCTCTTGTGCTCTTATTACGATTTGACTACCGGATCACTACAATTATAGCTCCTAAATGACAAGCACGTATACCATTTACCATAAGTGGTTTCTCCTCTTTCCCCACAAACCAAAGCCTTGCTCTGAAGTGCTAAGTATTACAGATGCTGCAGATAAGGTGGTTGTCCATGAGCCTCAAAGCAGCAACTGTTTCTCCATTGTTAGTTCTCATCTCCCGGATGCCTTGTGTCTCTGATTTCTTAATCGCAAGGGTGGTCATCTTTCCAAGTGTACTTACATGTTACATCTGTAGATTTATTCTCTCAGATATTCTCATGATATCTGAGTAAATCCTATCACCTCCGGTCTGTGCACCATTTGCTCCGGCAGCAACCCTGAGAACATCTTCAATTAATGCAACGTTTCCCATGATGTCAACATGTGCACCACTCTCTATACCCCTCCCCTCAAGGAGACTAGCCGGTGGCTTGTGCCGGTACTCCCTTATGTAAGTAGCAATACCAGATGGGTTGAATCTCGTTCTTCCTCTCCATCCTTTGGCACACATGAAACCTGCACTCAATACAGGCACACTATCGTCACCATCCACAAAATGTATTCCATTTTTCAGACAACTTCCTGCCTCTCCATCTGCTGAGCCATCAATCCGGAATGGAATGCTTTTGCACTTGTTAGAAGGAGACATCTTGTATACATATGATCTTTCAGTGGGGATTCCAACGCCATATAAACAGTATATTTCCATGTTTGGAGCAACCGGTAACCTAAAATAGAAAGGGCAATCAAATTAATCATCAATGGCACTAAGGTTAGTGGCACCCAAAATAAGCAAACGAAAGctacagagagaaagagacaaGGAAAATAAGTGTACAATtccaaaatttatgttttagtttCGATAACTATGCATACTCTTTGAAATAAGTTCAATGCAGTATTTCTTAGCACTTGTGATTCACTTCAACCAAAATGTTGATAACAAACTGGAGACTGGACCATAACATCATTTGGAAGCAGAAATGTGATGTTTGTAAGAGAAAAAGAAGGGATCGATTTGTTGACATTCAGAAATTAGTATGAATAGTTTTAGAAATTGAGAGTAAAGAAAAGAGCCCTGCTGCTCAATTTTTAACCAAAATTCTATCAGAAAGTGCTGAAGAATGTTTATGCTTACTTGGTCTCTAGTGGATTGGACCAGTACTTGTAATGGGCGTATTTAGGATCATCAAGGTTATCAGCTATCCCATGAGAGAAGTGAGCCTCAGCCCGTCGCATCAATTTTGGAGCCACAAAACGTAGTAGATCAAAAAGTGTTTGAGCTGTGTAAGCTTTATTTTCTGTAATTCTTCTGATGCTTTCACTGCTTACCTCATCATATTCAGTCCACACCGCTCCACACGATGACTTGGAATTTGTGGCCAAATCTTTGTGTATTAGATCCTGTCAAACAATTTATTAGAACCATCCTTATTTGAGGAAGACCATCCAACTAATATATCTGCATTGAAATGACAGACCAGAAAGCACTGACATTCAGTTAAGGTAATATGAAAAAGAATTGCTTTTAAGTTGATTGAGTTCAAAGGGGAATTCGTCCTGGCATGCATCTACACGTGTTTGAAGCCATATATGTGCAAGCATGCTAACCCTATCAAGTTCTGTTATGAAACACATTCTGTCTTTCGTTAGGAAATGATATATAGACAAAGCTGAAAAGAGTGTTCTTGAAAGTAAACGCACAAGATGTTTTATCTTGTGTGAAGCTATGTAATCAAATGTAaaccccttttttttcttagcAAAAAGGTAACATCATATGGTTAACAATATCTACCAAGATAGAGGTATAAATGTGATTATGATAAGACAACACGCAAACGAAGGATCTACGAGTATTCACTACCTAGAGAATGATTTGTGTAAGAGGTTGTTTCTAGACACAACCACAAGACTCAGTCATGTAAAAAATAGAACAACAGATAGTTAAGAGAGTACCTTCAAATCAAGCCTAGGAAGCTGTGAAGAAGATAATTGTGAAGATTCCTTGCCAAAAGAGATTATTCTTCCATATTTCACAGGTTCTTTTACTTGGAAAACACTATTTCCATCGTTGCGGCTGAAATTGTTGTCACCAGTAGTGGACTGTAGATATCCTTTCCTTGCCTGGTAACAGCTCTGCCCATCTTCAGGAGACCAATCCAAATTGCCCCAGATGGAATCTCCACCTTTTGGCAATATGGAAACTATGGAATCCCAGGTTCGACTTGCCCGCATGACGTGCTCAAAGGTTTGAAGCCCAAGAAATTCAGAATCTAAAACACCCGGAGCCATAGCTCTTCAAAGGACAATATTCAATTCCATTATTCAGTGGTCATGTTATCATAGGGCATTGAAAATCTTTAAGAATTTGAACACATCACATATTACAGAAACAATTTCAACATAATAAATTCTAGTTTCTTTTAGTGTGTAATACAATTTTAAGAATCCGAATGCCAATTCACATGAGGGATAGACTGCAAAGACAAACCTGATGTACGCGACATCTTTACCCTCAGCAGAAAATATATTACTAACAGCTTTTGGAACACCAAGAAATGCTGGACCGATATTCATGATTGCTTTAATGTGCTTGGCACACCAGCTtggaccaccaccaccacctataGGAGGAGGTGATTCAACCCATTTCATGAAGTGGAGAAAATAAATTGCACCCATAGAATGAGGCACCACAACCACTTTCTTATATCCATTCGTTACGTACATAAGCTCAATTTTACTCTTCAATCTACTAAGAGCTTGGTCCCGAATCTGCTTTTTCCCAATTAGAAAATAGATATCAGTGGACTCAGCTTAGATATTCAGCCTTTTGTTTTAGTACTCATGCTTCGCTACAAGGAAGCATATGCAGAGAGGAAAAATATAAAGGCATATTTGGACTTTCTAATACTTGTGCTTTTTTACAAGGGAGACATATTTGGACTTTCTAATGCTTATGCTTCGCTACAAAGGAGCATATGCAGAGTGAAAAATATGAAGACATATTtggataaaagataatgaaatgATTAATTGTGCTTCATATAGTGTTTTGAAACAGAACATTTAACGACATTGAATTAGTAAAATGACAAATGGAACAACAACGCAACaaccatgcattcaacaaacaGATGATTTTGGAGTTCTGAAAGAAAATAAGCCACTGGTATTACTGATATAATGATTGAAAACAAGCTTTGTGCAAATTCAAGTCCAAATTTTAGCCACAAGTGCTATCTAACTAATTCGATTTTAACGCTATATGTAGCAAATGAGGATGATAAAAGATGCGGGAAAACAACTTTACCTCTGTATTTTGGAAAGATAGCCGCCAATCATACGCAGACATATGCATATTCTTCCCTTCGTAACCAATTTTCGCCAAGTTTTCGATCAAAACAGCCCAAACAAAATATCCAGGAGCAAAATAGTCAGCTGCAACAAGTCCCGGAACTGCCCTGACTCGAATTCCCGGAGGATCGAGCCCCGTTTCATTGTGCAGAGACAGATGCTCCAACCAACACAAAGGCCTAACTTGCAAACAAAAATCACACCCAAATTCAGTCAATCAACATCAAACCATCATAGATATTTAAATATAACACAATTATCAAACCAACCAAACCTTTTGAAGATTTCGGTGAAACCACCACCCCAAAGCCGCTTTCGAAAAAGCCCCTCGGCACAAGGCCTGCCTTCCCAGAGCTCGAGGCCACCGGTCACAATGCCGGGGACAAGAACAACAGGGTGAAGGGCAGTCAGGCCTTCACCTTTAAGCCTTGTCCCTGGAGATTCCGGCACCTGAAAGCCGGTCAAAGTGACCGGCAAGCTGTGGTACAATAACAAAAGAACCCACCAAGCAGTGCACATGTACCCAATGACCCAACAGCAGCTATCTATGCACCTCCACCCCCTCTGCTGCTTCTTCCTCTTCCATTGCTTCTTCTCCACGGAACTCTCATCTGTCCCTTCAACTTCTGAGGTCTGAAAAGATCGAAACTTTACAGAAGGGGAGCTCACAGGCTCAACGTAGCAGAGTTTTCGAAACCGGAGAATCGATCTCGAAGCCATGGCGGGCCCAGAAAGTTGgtttttttcaccaaaatcaGCAGGAACAAGAGCAACCCATCAAAGAAAATTGAGAGATTGAGGCAAAGATTGAAGCTTTGGGGTGGATTATAGAGCAGAAAAAAATTATGGGTTCACTTGCCGCTGTGAAAAAGGTAAAACCACGTGGTGGGAGACGGAGATATGGTTGCAGTCTGCCGTTGGGCGCACGCACCAGAAACAAACaacccaaaagaaaatttggttttcttcttCTGATTATTTGGCAAAACATAAAGATGGTGAATCCAAAAGACGCACACCTAAGACTGTTTGGTTTTGCAGAGAGACACTTGTCCTGGCGTTTGCATGCAGAGCTTTATCAGCTGTCAACATTTTGGGTGCATAGAGACGTATTCTTCTCTGCTAGGGACTTTTTGACCTTTTGCTATCACTACCACCGCCCCTGCCTCTGAGGACTGAGGCCCCGGAGAAAGGAGGAAAGCCCATCTTTTCCTGGGTTTGCTGTGGAATTGGATTCCCGAGGTAGGTAGTAAGAGTGGCCTTTTGTTTGGAGGGTACGAGTGGGAGAGAAAAACGAACAAGGATCGTCTCCCCTTTCATTTTCAatgctttttttatttgtatggtTACGATTAagtcacatcaatattttatattactatttatttttgtcttattatctctataaaaaataatataaaatgttgacgtagcttaaccgtgaccacataaaacaggagggcatgcgAGGGCACTAGAAGTGGGATGGCAGATAATCCTTGTCCAAGAAAAACAGAGAGAATCCAAGGGATGGGTGGGTGTGTCAtagggatcaggatcctctcctgagcaaatgGAGAGGCTCCTCCTGACCGGGTCCATCGGGCCATTCAAATTTTATCTatcggttacaattattataacttttagtggAGCTctatgtttgtagccgttggataaatttTGAACAGCCCGATGggcctggtcaggaggatcctctccatttgcTTAGGAGAGGATCTTGATCCGTGTCATAGAATGGGGGTGCACCCCCAAATCATAGGGAGGGATTTAGCGTGCAAAACGAAAAACACAGATGCCCAAAATGTATGTATGACTAGTCGATGGAGCCATGGTCCACGGTGAAGGTGGTGCTAGCTAGTAAGAAGTTTCACAGATTCTCACATTGTTTAAACCAATACAACtat
Protein-coding regions in this window:
- the LOC126591442 gene encoding putative phospholipid:diacylglycerol acyltransferase 2: MASRSILRFRKLCYVEPVSSPSVKFRSFQTSEVEGTDESSVEKKQWKRKKQQRGWRCIDSCCWVIGYMCTAWWVLLLLYHSLPVTLTGFQVPESPGTRLKGEGLTALHPVVLVPGIVTGGLELWEGRPCAEGLFRKRLWGGGFTEIFKRPLCWLEHLSLHNETGLDPPGIRVRAVPGLVAADYFAPGYFVWAVLIENLAKIGYEGKNMHMSAYDWRLSFQNTEIRDQALSRLKSKIELMYVTNGYKKVVVVPHSMGAIYFLHFMKWVESPPPIGGGGGPSWCAKHIKAIMNIGPAFLGVPKAVSNIFSAEGKDVAYIRAMAPGVLDSEFLGLQTFEHVMRASRTWDSIVSILPKGGDSIWGNLDWSPEDGQSCYQARKGYLQSTTGDNNFSRNDGNSVFQVKEPVKYGRIISFGKESSQLSSSQLPRLDLKDLIHKDLATNSKSSCGAVWTEYDEVSSESIRRITENKAYTAQTLFDLLRFVAPKLMRRAEAHFSHGIADNLDDPKYAHYKYWSNPLETKLPVAPNMEIYCLYGVGIPTERSYVYKMSPSNKCKSIPFRIDGSADGEAGSCLKNGIHFVDGDDSVPVLSAGFMCAKGWRGRTRFNPSGIATYIREYRHKPPASLLEGRGIESGAHVDIMGNVALIEDVLRVAAGANGAQTGGDRIYSDIMRISERINLQM